Proteins found in one Maridesulfovibrio sp. genomic segment:
- a CDS encoding FtsX-like permease family protein, with product MPKKKIPFHDQETQADVAAQVVLPFNKSFEISIKSLKSRFLRNMVTVTSLILAVSFLAYVLVGADISNGLYHSGNPDLIKALDKTGYEPGGSAKERWIVILSLLVCTVGIVNAQLMAVTERFREIGTMKCLGALDSFVLRLFLLEASMQGTAGALLGSIFGAIIAILIGMLRFGFAALTMLPLDAVGLSLLYSIGVGFGLSLLGVLYPAFIAARMRPIEAMRVEE from the coding sequence ATGCCGAAAAAGAAAATTCCGTTTCATGATCAGGAAACACAGGCCGATGTTGCGGCGCAAGTGGTCCTGCCCTTTAATAAGTCTTTTGAAATCAGCATTAAAAGCCTTAAATCACGTTTCCTGCGCAATATGGTCACGGTCACCAGCCTTATTCTTGCGGTTTCCTTTCTGGCCTATGTACTGGTGGGAGCGGATATTTCAAACGGACTCTACCATTCGGGTAACCCTGATCTGATCAAAGCACTGGATAAAACAGGTTATGAACCGGGCGGCAGCGCTAAAGAACGCTGGATTGTGATTCTTTCACTGCTGGTCTGCACCGTGGGAATTGTCAATGCCCAGCTAATGGCCGTAACAGAACGCTTCCGCGAAATCGGTACCATGAAATGCCTCGGCGCGCTGGACAGCTTTGTTTTGCGGCTTTTCCTGCTCGAAGCGTCCATGCAGGGTACGGCTGGAGCGCTACTAGGCTCAATCTTCGGGGCGATCATAGCTATTCTTATCGGCATGCTCCGATTCGGATTTGCGGCCCTGACCATGTTACCGCTGGATGCGGTAGGACTTTCCCTGCTCTATTCAATCGGAGTAGGGTTCGGGCTGAGTCTGCTGGGAGTTCTTTATCCGGCATTCATCGCGGCCCGGATGCGCCCCATCGAGGCCATGCGCGTAGAAGAATAA